AAATAATAATCCATCCGCCTGCGGAAAATAATGAACCAGCAAAGTAACTCCGGATCGGATATTTGTTGTGGGTTGCGATGATATTCAGCAGGATGAAGATCATAATCAGAAAAATAAACTGGATAAGCAGGCGAAGGTTCTGCCAGATGAGCGGAAATATGTTGTCCGGCCCTAAAAGATAGACAAAAATATTGGCCAGTTTTTGACCGAAGATTAATACCAGGAATGAACCAACAATAGCCAGCGCAACGATAACAAAAAAAAGCAAAGCCGAAAGTTTTAAACGAAAAAACGACCAGGTTTCCTGAAGACCGTAGGCTTTGCCGGCTCCTCTCATCAAGGCATTGATACCATTCAAAGATGCCCACAGAGCGCCAATCATGCTTAAGACAAGCAAAGCAGGGCTGCTGCGGACGCTGAAGATCTCAATGACAATGGTCTCAACCATTTGGATGGTTTCGGCAGGCAGCAGGAACTTAAAACTGTCGAAGAACTCCACATTGCTGATGTCCAAAAAACCGACCAAGGTCAGAAGGAAAATAACAAACGGGAAAAAGGACAGGATGATGTAGTAGGCAACCTGTCCGCTAAGCGCAAATAATTCATTGATGGAGATAATTCGAACATACTTCCGGAAAAAGCTACGCCAGTTCATATTTGTTAGCCCCGCAGTTTTGAACAAGTCTGATCGCTTAACTTTTATAAAATGTTATTTAATTTCAATGTTTCTGATTTCGGGACCTCCTGTAGCAGGAACGTCAGAGTATTCAATTCAGCCATGGAATGGCTTTTTTCTTTGTACTTAACGTATTGGGAAAGGCGTTTGTAGGAAATTTCTATATTGTTCAGGATACTGTGATTAAGAAAAATGGACCACCAATCGTGCAGTTTGGTCCAATGATCATAGGTTTGCTGTATCGTTAGGGAGGCTTCGTCCCATTTATCAGAGGCGATCAGAAGCTCGACCTGATCCAGATTATCCAGAACAGCGCCGGAAGTAGAATCGATCCTGTCGGCCACCCATAAGGTCGATCCGATTAGAATCACGAAACCCAGGATAATGGTGAGCGTCGAACGCATGCTGTCTCCTCCTTTTCAAAAGAGAATATTTATTTGGAATTATTTGTTTGGGTCTGCTTTTTGCTGAATATAGAGCTTGCGCTGGGAGTCGATGCTCGCAAAAAACACCTTCTTAATATCCGGAACATTTGCTTTGGTCAGTTCCTTATTCAGCCATTGAATATTGACACCCGATTTTTCCAGATTCTTTTGCTGGAGCTTACCGTCCATGATCAAGGCTAAAGGCAGACCTTCAGCTATTACCTGCAGCTTCAAATCCTGCGTATTCACCGGACGTTTGCCTGTTTTGGGGATAACACTAAGCTGACCGTTGGTTTCTAAAATCGCATATTCTACATCGGCGATGTTCGGCAGATTTT
This genomic stretch from Dehalobacter restrictus DSM 9455 harbors:
- a CDS encoding DUF4363 family protein, with protein sequence MRSTLTIILGFVILIGSTLWVADRIDSTSGAVLDNLDQVELLIASDKWDEASLTIQQTYDHWTKLHDWWSIFLNHSILNNIEISYKRLSQYVKYKEKSHSMAELNTLTFLLQEVPKSETLKLNNIL
- a CDS encoding YihY/virulence factor BrkB family protein; this encodes MNWRSFFRKYVRIISINELFALSGQVAYYIILSFFPFVIFLLTLVGFLDISNVEFFDSFKFLLPAETIQMVETIVIEIFSVRSSPALLVLSMIGALWASLNGINALMRGAGKAYGLQETWSFFRLKLSALLFFVIVALAIVGSFLVLIFGQKLANIFVYLLGPDNIFPLIWQNLRLLIQFIFLIMIFILLNIIATHNKYPIRSYFAGSLFSAGGWIIISLAFAYYVNHFNSYTLAYGSIAGIIILLLWLYWSCVIFLLGSALNAALIDRAN